In the genome of Amaranthus tricolor cultivar Red isolate AtriRed21 chromosome 15, ASM2621246v1, whole genome shotgun sequence, one region contains:
- the LOC130801445 gene encoding zinc finger BED domain-containing protein RICESLEEPER 3-like, producing MMEKWQAYFTDFPYIYGIATILDPRFKTEVLTKVIGFYYQSLDRPSTDVHNYVGTCKKYLAELYDFYASVYNPKRDMSRRASVSARPSYYNSVIANIMTQDDSFVGSSSSSSTSYLELDSYLKHHFEIDQSIYNILEWWKEKSVKFPILSRIAKDILAIPASTIASESAFSAGRRVLDEKRSRLAPHSIQICVCKKDWDQAEIRTQGLRNDDDQDDDDDPWMMMDTSASSSGAESAEASNQPHDDDEDE from the coding sequence atgatggaaaaatggcaagcatattttaccgattttccttatatttatggaatcgcaaccattttggacccacgttttaaaactgaggtccttactaaagtaataggattttattaccaatcgttagatcgcccgtctactgatgtacataattatgtaggaacatgtaaaaaatatttagcagaactctatgatttttacgctagtgtatataacccgaaacgcgatatgtctaggcgtgctagcgtttcggcacgtccctcttactataattcggtaatagctaacataatgactcaagatgatagttttgtaggatcatcttcttcttcctcgacctcatatttagaactagatagttatcttaaacaccactttgaaatagaccaaagtatctataatattttggagtggtggaaagaaaaatctgttaaatttcccattttatcgagaattgcaaaggatatccttgcaattcccgcgtcaacaattgcgtcggagtctgcttttagtgcaggtagaagagttttggacgaaaagcgatctcgtcttgctccacatagtattcaaatatgtgtttgcaagaaagattgggatcaagcggagattcgaacacaaggactaaggaatgatgatgatcaagacgacgatgatgatccatggatgatgatggatacatctgcatcatcgtcaggagcagagtcagcggaagcatctaatcaaccacatgatgatgacgaagacgaatag
- the LOC130801141 gene encoding uncharacterized protein LOC130801141, whose product MRFGKKGKLSPRFIRPYEILEFIGEVAYRLALLVFIDRVHGAFHPKQLTLDDTLQYEETPIQILDRKMVDTCRGSVALVKVLWSNHVTEEATWEAEDAMKRDYPWLFTQS is encoded by the exons ATGAGGTTTGGGAAGAAGGGTAAGCTTAGTCCAAGATTTATTAGACCTTACGAGATCCTTGAGTTCATAGGCGAGGTAGCGTATCGACTTGCGTTACTTGTATTTATTGACCGAGTGCATGGCGCGTTTCAC CCCAAACAGTTAACCTTGGATGACACCTTGCAGTATGAGGAGACCCCCATTCAGATTTTGGATAGGAAAATGGTTGATACATGTCGGGGTAGTGTAGCGCTCGTGAAGGTGTTATGGTCTAATCACGTCACCGAAGAAGCCACGTGGGAAGCAGAAGATGCCATGAAACGCGATTATCCCTGGTTGTTTACGCAG TCTTAA
- the LOC130801142 gene encoding uncharacterized protein LOC130801142 — translation MEGSSRSSIGAPISGTNATGKLMALKRDKAEVASGVVTGKFLVNNKPMYVLFDSGASHSFVASLCVSKLLFSSSLEINSKFAQPSDLIEFPLDNFDIILGMDWLRNYKRYLGYHLRQQLIGRLSLYQAPRETAELKVQLQELLEKVYIRPSMSPWGETVLFVKKKDGTYRLCVNYRELNRATVKNKYPLPRIDDVFDQLRGASVFSKIDLRSDYHQLNISPEDIPKTAFRTRFGHYELTVMPFGLTNAPAAFMALMNNIFTLYLD, via the exons ATGGAAGGCTCTTCTAGATCATCTATCGGTGCACCAATCAGTGGCACCAACGCTACAGGGAAGCTTATGGCTCTCAAGAGAGATAAAGCCGAGGTTGCATCAGGAGTTGTTACGGGTAAGTTCTTAGTCAACAACAAACCTAtgtatgttttatttgattctgGAGCATCTCATTCTTTCGTTGCATCTTTGTGTGTATCAAAGTTGCTTTTTTCTAGTTCGCTTGAGATAAATAGTAAGTTTGCACAACCATCAG ATTTGATAGAGTTTCCTCTAGATAATTTTGATATTATCTTGGGTATGGATTGGCTGAGGAACTACAAG AGATACCTGGGTTACCACCTCCGACAACAGTTGATTGGACGATTGAGCTTGTACCAGGCACCTAGAGAGACAGCGGAGTTAAAGGTGCAATTGCAAGAATTGTTGGAGAAGGTTTATATACGCCCGAGCATGTCTCCTTGGGGCGAAACTGTTCTTTTTGTCAAGAAGAAAGACGGGACCTATAGGCTATGTGTAAATTATCGAGAGCTCAACCGTGCTACTGTGAAGAACAAATATCCGCTTCCTAGGATTGATGACGTGTTCGATCAGCTCAGAGGTGCATCGGTGTTCTCTAAGATTGATTTGAGGTCTGACTATCATCAGTTAAACATTTCGCCAGAAGATATCCCTAAGACGGCCTTCAGAACACGATTTGGGCATTATGAGTTaacagtcatgccctttggtttGACCAACGCACCGGCGGCATTCATGGCCCTCATGAATAACATCTTTACCTTGTATCTTGACTAG